A window of Phycisphaeraceae bacterium genomic DNA:
ATGCTCTTCACCCTCAGCCGGACGTTTGAGAATGACCTGCGGGCGACCGACCTGCATCTCATAACCCTCGCGGCGCATCTGCTCCAGCAGCACACCCAGGTGCATCAGCCCACGCCCCGACACGAGGAAGCTCTCGCCGGTATCGCCTCGCGCTACCGAGAGAGCGACGTTCGACTGGAGCTCTTTCTGCAACCGATCCCAGATCTGTCGACTGGTGACATACGTCCCCTCACGGCCCGCGACCGGCGAGTCGTTCACCCGGAACATCATGCTCAGCGTCGGCTCGTCAATCTTGACCACCGGCAGGGCCTCGGGACGGTCCGGACAAGCGATCGTGTCGCCGATATCGATCGGGTCCAGCCCCACCACCGCGCAGATATCACCGGCGATCACCTCGTTCGCCTCCTTCTGGGCCAGCCCGTCGAACTCATTGAGCTTGACCACACGCTGCATCGACCCCTCACCCGCCCGGTTGATGACCGTGACCTTCTGCCCCGCCGTGATCCGCCCCGCCGTCACCCGACCCACCGCGACACGGCCGACATAGTCGCTGTACTGCAGCGTGGTCACGCTCAACTGTAGCGGGGCCGCCAGCGCCAGGACGCCATTGGCAAAACCCGCCGTCGCCCCTCGGGAAGACCCCTCCGCATAGGGCGCGGGGATGTGCTTGAGGATCGCCTCGTACAACTCGGCCATGTTGGTCGGATGATCCTCGCCGAGATTCTTGACGTCCGCCGTCGCCCAGCCGTTCTTGGCTGAGGCAAAAATCACCGGGAAATCCAGCGCATCATCCGGCGCATGAAGCTGAACCAGTAGGTCAAAGACCTCGTTGATCACGTCATCCGGTCGGGCGTTGGGCTTGTCGATCTTGTTGATCACGACCAGGGGTTTGAGCCCGATCGCCAGGGCCTTGTTGAGCACAAACCGCGTCTGTGGCATCGGGCCCTCGAACGCATCGACCACCAGCAGGCAGCCATCCGCCATGTTCAGCACCCGCTCGACCTCGCCGCCAAAGTCCGCGTGCCCGGGCGTGTCGATCAGGTTGATCTTGTAGTCCGCCCCGTCCGAGTGCCGGTAGTGGATCGCGCAGTTCTTCGCTGTGATCGTGATCCCGCGCTCGCGCTCGATGTCGCCGGTGTCCATGATCAGGTTGTGCTGCCCGCCCGCGAGCTTGCTCAGCTCCTCGTGACGGAACATGCCCGACTGATAGAGCAGCTGATCGGTCAGCGTCGTCTTGCCGTGGTCGACGTGGGCAATGACAGCAACGTTACGCAGGTGGTTCTGGGCCATGGCGGTCCGGGTCGTTTCTTGGTCTTGGGTGATGGATGGGGCGATGGTTGGAAGGCGGGTCGGCATGGCCGATGCAACATTGTACCCATTCCTCGCCCGAAGAAGCAGGGAGAAAAACAGCCCCCAGCCGCAAAGCCGGGGGCTGCGTGTTTAAACAATCGACCGACTCACCGCCGCCGAGCCAAGCCGAGGAGTGCCAGACCCATCAGCGACGCCGACGCCGGCTCTGGAACCGCCCCGGTCACCCCGCCAAAGTTCCCCGCCAGCAGACTCAGGTCGATGAGATCGACGAGGCCGTCGGCGTTGAAATCGCCGCCAAACCAGTTGCTGGCAAGGCCAAAGTTGCTCGCCAGGTTCGACAGGTCGATCAGGTCCACCGAACCGTCGAAGTTCGAGTCGCCGGTCAACACCATCTCCAGAGCGTCAATATTGTCGCCCTCCAGCGAGAAACCCGTGCCCAAACCCAGATCGGGGCCACCGGCATACAACGCGAACGAGCCAGTGAAATCCGTGAAGAACACGTCTGCAGGGCCCACGGTGATACCGTTTGCGTTGAGTGTGAACAGCAACGCCGACCCGGGAGACAGGCTAAAGAGGGCGAAATCGCGCCCCGGCTCGACCTGCTGGTCCTCATCAACATCCCAGACCACAAGCCCATCGATATCCTCGCCGATCGCTTCGCCCTGGTCACCCACAAAAGGCGTCAGGCTCGGACCGAACACCTGGGCATCCGTCGCGTACAGAAAACTCGTGTTGGTCCCGCCGGGCGTCACATAAATGTGCGCTGGTGAATAACGCGGGCCGCCAATCGCGAAGTTCTTGAGCAACGCCTCATCGGGGTTAATCGAGTGGTACGCGGTCGAGTCGATCCACAGGTCGCCATCGACGTCCATATCACGAAACTCGAACGCGTCGATATTGTCGGCTTCCGGCTCGAACTGACCCAGCCCCTCCATCAGGCCAAAGTCATCACTCTCGTCGTACACCATCTGGTTGCTGCCGAACCCGGCGCTTGTCGCGCCGAGCGAGCCGACGTACCCGGCGTTAGCGGGGAGCGTGCCGACATAGGACGCTGGCGACCGGAACACCTTGCTGCTGACAAAAATGTCCGCGGGCTGCTCACCCGTCGCGGCCTGTATCGGTACATCACCGGCAAAGCCCTGCGTGATCCGATCCACACTGAACACGATGTTGAAGGAACGCCCCTGCGAGAGCTGGCGATTCCCCGCATCGTCGATCGCGCTGTTATTGCTGTACGCATCCAGATACGACCACGGATCACCCGTGCCGGTATCGATGAAGGGGGTTGAATCCGC
This region includes:
- the typA gene encoding translational GTPase TypA encodes the protein MAQNHLRNVAVIAHVDHGKTTLTDQLLYQSGMFRHEELSKLAGGQHNLIMDTGDIERERGITITAKNCAIHYRHSDGADYKINLIDTPGHADFGGEVERVLNMADGCLLVVDAFEGPMPQTRFVLNKALAIGLKPLVVINKIDKPNARPDDVINEVFDLLVQLHAPDDALDFPVIFASAKNGWATADVKNLGEDHPTNMAELYEAILKHIPAPYAEGSSRGATAGFANGVLALAAPLQLSVTTLQYSDYVGRVAVGRVTAGRITAGQKVTVINRAGEGSMQRVVKLNEFDGLAQKEANEVIAGDICAVVGLDPIDIGDTIACPDRPEALPVVKIDEPTLSMMFRVNDSPVAGREGTYVTSRQIWDRLQKELQSNVALSVARGDTGESFLVSGRGLMHLGVLLEQMRREGYEMQVGRPQVILKRPAEGEEHAGTLCEPIEQLVVDCPSECQNEVMSLVSNRKAEIVRIDPKAGTGDYIHMEFTIPARGLIGLRTRMLTATQGRAIMHHNLLRYEPVRGEIPNRVAGVMVALEGGRVTAYSLDRLFDRGTFFVRPGDTVYSGQVIGEHCKDNDITVNLIINKKLSNMRASGSDDATKVRPAREMSLEACLEYIAEDELVEITPESIRMRKKLLNESDRKRVVRNAKTAAAGA